Proteins encoded together in one Campylobacter peloridis LMG 23910 window:
- the serC gene encoding phosphoserine transaminase produces MRVMNFSAGPSNLPDEVLKEAQEHLFDYHGKGFSIMEVSHRGKVFEEVHFEAIKMAKELYGVNDDYEVLLMQGGASLQFAMIPMNLYMGGVCEFANTGVWTKKAIKEAEILGVNTKIVASTQESEFDHIPQFEFSDNADYAYICSNNTIYGTQYKSYPKTKSPLIIDASSDFFSKKIDFSNIAMLFGGVQKNAGISGLACAFLRKDMIERSKNKNIPSMLKYSVYAENNSLFNTPATFAIYMFNLEMKWLLNQGGLDKINEQNIQKAKILYDVIDESNGFYKGHAKKEDRSLMNVSFNITHDKSLEPVFVKEAEENGMIGLKGHKILGGIRASIYNSISIEKVQRLSEFMKAFAKKHA; encoded by the coding sequence ATGAGAGTGATGAATTTTAGTGCAGGTCCTTCAAACTTGCCTGATGAGGTTTTAAAAGAAGCACAGGAGCATTTGTTTGATTATCATGGCAAAGGCTTTTCTATTATGGAGGTTTCTCATCGTGGAAAGGTTTTTGAAGAAGTGCATTTTGAAGCCATTAAAATGGCAAAAGAACTTTATGGTGTAAATGATGATTATGAAGTGCTTTTAATGCAAGGTGGGGCTAGTTTGCAATTTGCTATGATACCTATGAATTTATATATGGGTGGAGTTTGTGAATTTGCTAATACGGGAGTTTGGACAAAAAAAGCTATCAAAGAAGCTGAAATTTTAGGAGTAAATACAAAAATAGTAGCAAGCACTCAAGAAAGTGAGTTTGATCATATCCCACAATTTGAATTTAGCGATAATGCAGATTATGCTTATATATGCTCTAACAATACCATTTATGGAACTCAATACAAAAGCTATCCAAAAACCAAAAGTCCTTTGATAATTGATGCTTCTAGTGATTTTTTCTCTAAAAAGATAGATTTTTCTAATATTGCTATGCTTTTTGGTGGAGTGCAAAAAAATGCGGGAATTTCTGGACTTGCTTGTGCATTTTTGCGTAAAGATATGATAGAGCGTAGTAAAAACAAAAATATACCTAGTATGTTAAAATACAGCGTTTATGCTGAAAATAATTCTTTATTTAACACGCCTGCAACCTTTGCCATATATATGTTTAATCTTGAAATGAAATGGCTTTTAAATCAAGGTGGCTTAGATAAAATTAATGAGCAAAACATACAAAAGGCTAAAATTTTATACGATGTGATTGATGAGAGCAATGGTTTTTATAAAGGCCATGCTAAAAAAGAAGATAGATCGTTAATGAATGTTAGTTTTAATATAACTCATGATAAAAGCTTAGAACCAGTTTTTGTAAAAGAGGCTGAAGAAAATGGCATGATAGGCCTTAAAGGACATAAAATTTTAGGCGGAATTCGTGCTAGTATTTATAATTCTATCAGCATTGAAAAGGTTCAAAGGTTAAGTGAATTTATGAAAGCTTTTGCTAAAAAACATGCTTAG
- the xseA gene encoding exodeoxyribonuclease VII large subunit: MKVSELNLKAKSLLEFHLDDIELSGEISKITIHSSGHWYFDLKDEKSSIACVMFKGFNQFVQAKPKVGDMLDLRGYVSLYEASGRYQFIAKSMQKTSLGDLEAKFLALKEKLEKEGLFDVNAKKSIVKFPKKIGIITSFTSAALQDMLKLISQKEYNLCKITIFNALTQGQSAPNSLINALEKADGYGLDAIILARGGGSREDLFCFNDEELARCIFSLKTPIVSAIGHEIDYVISDFVADLRAPTPSAAINMIFPDKLSLEQGLDELTMRFKNQMLNHLKFYQNKIDHLQNLAKAKSLENAFFLRKQKLDFLQSQLKSVLNLKLLNYENKLDNFEELLTQHKNFFDKSKNLINLQKDGKNISLEKLKKGDIIKLCSINESKEAQIL; the protein is encoded by the coding sequence ATGAAAGTTTCAGAACTTAATTTAAAAGCTAAAAGTTTATTAGAATTTCATCTTGATGATATAGAGCTTAGTGGAGAAATTTCTAAAATTACCATTCATAGTTCAGGGCATTGGTATTTTGACTTAAAAGATGAAAAATCAAGCATAGCTTGTGTGATGTTTAAAGGGTTTAATCAATTTGTTCAAGCTAAACCAAAAGTTGGTGATATGCTTGATCTTAGAGGTTATGTGAGTTTATATGAGGCAAGTGGTAGGTATCAATTTATTGCCAAAAGTATGCAAAAAACAAGTCTTGGGGATTTAGAAGCTAAATTTTTAGCTCTAAAAGAAAAGCTTGAAAAAGAAGGCTTATTTGATGTAAATGCTAAAAAAAGTATTGTTAAATTTCCTAAAAAAATAGGTATAATCACTTCTTTTACATCAGCTGCCTTGCAAGATATGTTAAAGTTAATTTCACAAAAAGAATACAATCTTTGCAAAATAACTATTTTTAATGCTCTTACTCAAGGACAAAGTGCTCCAAATTCTTTAATAAATGCTTTAGAAAAAGCCGATGGATATGGCTTAGATGCGATTATTTTGGCAAGAGGTGGTGGAAGTAGAGAAGATTTGTTTTGTTTTAATGATGAAGAACTTGCAAGATGTATTTTTTCTTTAAAAACGCCTATTGTTTCTGCTATTGGACATGAGATTGATTATGTTATTAGTGATTTTGTAGCAGATTTAAGAGCACCAACTCCAAGTGCGGCTATCAATATGATTTTTCCTGATAAATTAAGTTTAGAACAAGGACTTGATGAGCTTACTATGCGTTTTAAAAACCAAATGCTAAATCATCTTAAATTTTATCAAAACAAAATCGATCATTTGCAAAATTTAGCCAAAGCTAAGTCTTTAGAAAATGCTTTTTTTCTTAGAAAACAAAAACTTGATTTTTTACAAAGCCAACTAAAGAGCGTTTTAAATTTAAAATTATTAAATTATGAAAATAAGCTTGATAATTTTGAAGAACTTTTAACTCAGCATAAAAATTTCTTTGATAAAAGTAAAAATTTGATAAATTTACAAAAAGATGGCAAAAATATCTCTCTTGAAAAACTAAAAAAGGGAGATATTATAAAACTTTGCTCAATAAATGAGAGCAAAGAAGCCCAAATACTATAA
- the ubiE gene encoding bifunctional demethylmenaquinone methyltransferase/2-methoxy-6-polyprenyl-1,4-benzoquinol methylase UbiE — protein sequence MQKQEKIVKMFDDIAPTYDKANRILSFGSDVSWRKKACMSVFKFCNNELDIVDVACGTGDMIIEWQNQALKVNKNITSIKGVDPSAGMLEVAKKKIPKASFIQAKAQELPLESESADIISISYGIRNVVDRKEAIKEFARVLKKHGILLVLEFTKREQGGFIAACRDFYLKNVLPKVGGFISKNYSAYEYLPNSIDDFLSKEEFIKELSEHFEMLEYKSFSFGVCSMFIARKK from the coding sequence ATGCAAAAGCAAGAAAAAATAGTTAAAATGTTTGATGATATAGCACCAACTTATGATAAAGCCAATAGAATTTTAAGTTTTGGAAGTGATGTGAGTTGGAGAAAAAAAGCTTGTATGAGTGTTTTTAAATTTTGCAACAATGAACTTGATATTGTTGATGTAGCTTGTGGAACGGGCGATATGATTATAGAATGGCAAAATCAAGCCTTAAAAGTAAATAAAAATATTACTAGTATAAAAGGGGTTGATCCAAGTGCAGGCATGCTTGAAGTAGCTAAGAAAAAAATCCCTAAAGCAAGTTTTATACAGGCAAAAGCACAAGAGCTTCCACTTGAAAGTGAAAGTGCAGACATCATAAGTATAAGTTATGGTATACGCAATGTAGTAGATAGAAAAGAAGCTATAAAAGAATTTGCAAGAGTATTAAAAAAACATGGAATTTTACTTGTGCTTGAATTTACAAAAAGAGAGCAGGGTGGTTTTATAGCTGCTTGTAGAGATTTTTACTTAAAAAATGTTTTACCAAAAGTGGGTGGATTTATCAGTAAAAATTATAGTGCTTATGAGTATTTACCAAATTCGATAGATGATTTTTTAAGCAAAGAAGAATTTATTAAAGAATTGAGTGAACATTTTGAAATGCTAGAGTATAAAAGCTTTAGTTTTGGTGTTTGCTCTATGTTTATTGCAAGAAAAAAATGA
- the perR gene encoding peroxide-responsive transcriptional repressor PerR — MELMQMLKNCDLKATPQRLCILKILKRHEHPNIDSLYESIKEEYPSISLATVYKNLNTLKEQGLVVEINTPNQKTCYDIYEYPHIHVICSKCNHIEDVCYEESGLSKYQEELERKIGNIIDYLGVFAHVNGCKACKK, encoded by the coding sequence ATGGAATTAATGCAAATGTTAAAAAATTGTGATTTAAAAGCAACTCCTCAAAGACTTTGTATCTTAAAAATTTTAAAGCGTCATGAACATCCTAATATTGATTCTTTGTATGAAAGTATTAAAGAAGAATATCCTTCTATTTCTTTGGCAACTGTTTATAAAAATTTAAATACCTTAAAAGAACAAGGTTTGGTGGTAGAGATTAACACTCCTAATCAAAAAACATGTTATGATATTTATGAATATCCACATATTCATGTAATTTGTAGTAAATGTAATCATATAGAAGATGTTTGTTATGAGGAAAGTGGTTTAAGCAAATATCAAGAAGAGCTTGAAAGAAAAATTGGCAATATTATTGACTATTTAGGTGTATTTGCTCATGTAAATGGCTGTAAAGCATGTAAAAAATAA